A region from the Lolium perenne isolate Kyuss_39 chromosome 4, Kyuss_2.0, whole genome shotgun sequence genome encodes:
- the LOC127291801 gene encoding uncharacterized protein: MSRCFPFPPPGYHKTLRPDGQLASHLLGAGDKEKHKEKKHKKDKKDKDKKEGKEKKDKDRSKDKHRDKKDRKEKHKDKKKDKSKDKSRESEGTERHGDAIPGQNLGESSRKSEEIQDHIFREEQVRKSQDEKGVENRTVDKFPVPNERSREGFGAAPALEKERTAVNRMRIHSIDTSGKNEGLGQQTISINQQRNGTSIRRVESFNSSSQGAADGFGTAPMVEKGRVKVTRPLSNSTDSAPRKEGTGQRISNISILVQKRTESPNKEIAKKEIGTSSPLLRSPANAMHKGNGKVGRPMDSAPTSTQRFGSPSTSSAATGMDRSLPRPTIPSPSITIRRPNGMVRPSESNSISINKPNAGGVSPAMGKEKGPGGRMLQNSVSNDQKPVGSKPPAVGREKELGGRMLHNDVSTGQKLAGSRPPSLVREKEPVGKMLQNDVSTDQKLVGSRPPSVVREKESGGRMLQNDVSTDQKLVGSKLPVVGREKELGGRMLQTDVSTDQKLVDSKPPAVEKVAVGRAERVEKVKDATLDDKKKEDKKRERHEKKKRKEKDKDRHKEKKKEKEAKKEKGEHNHKEHDKLREKSVNDQIDSILTDLLTSPLAPPADDTEAILADENLKKRKNHEMNGYQQNHHEMRPTKLPRPAPSSNHVENGTASHVAAPLSSMPEAIKIEKAERLPKKEEKVNGNKEAQRPPVDAGLWDPLAASRNGAPSRKLSPHPDFKYLGQIYSIPEAPQVMMECELEDQDWLFDQSSNHSEKHKTEAAADGVPQVWAEAVRIDQADVIALPYVIPF; the protein is encoded by the exons ATGTCTCGCTGCTTCCCGTTTCCGCCCCCGGGATATCACAAGACTCTGCGCCCCGACGGCCAGCTAGCCTCGCACCTGCTCGGAGCCGGCGACAAG GAGAAACACAAGGAGAAGAAGCATAAGAAGGACAAGAAAGACAAAGATAAAAAAGAAGGTAAAGAAAAGAaggataaagacaggagtaaagatAAGCACAGAGATAAAAAAGATCGAAAAGAAAAGCACAAAGACAAGaaaaaggacaagagcaaagataaAAGTAGGGAATCAGAGGGGACTGAAAGACATGGCGATGCTATCCCTGGTCAGAATCTTGGAGAGAGCAGCAGGAAGTCCGAAGAAATTCAGGATCATATATTCAGGGAAGAACAGGTCAGAAAGTCACAAGATGAGAAAGGGGTGGAGAACCGAACTGTTGACAAGTTTCCTGTTCCAAATGAACGAAGTCGTGAAGGCTTTGGTGCTGCACCTGCATTGGAGAAGGAAAGGACTGCAGTTAATAGAATGCGTATTCACTCTATTGATACTTCAGGGAAAAATGAGGGCTTGGGGCAACAGACCATCAGTATCAATCAGCAGAGGAATGGGACATCAATTCGACGTGTCGAGAGCTTCAACAGTTCATCTCAAGGAGCTGCTGATGGCTTTGGTACAGCACCTATGGTGGAGAAGGGAAGAGTCAAAGTCACAAGACCTCTCTCCAACTCTACTGATTCTGCGCCAAGGAAAGAGGGGACGGGGCAGCGTATCAGTAACATTAGCATACTGGTGCAGAAGAGAACTGAGAGCCCAAATAAGGAGATTGCGAAGAAAGAAATTGGTACCAGTTCTCCGTTGCTTCGAAGCCCTGCTAATGCTATGCACAAGGGAAATGGTAAGGTTGGTCGGCCAATGGATAGCGCACCAACATCCACGCAGAGGTTTGGGAGTCCATCAACATCTAGCGCAGCAACAGGGATGGATAGAAGTCTACCAAGGCCAACTATCCCAAGCCCAAGCATTACAATCCGTAGGCCAAATGGTATGGTTCGGCCATCTGAAAGCAATTCCATTTCCATTAATAAGCCCAATGCTGGAGGTGTTTCACCTGCTATGGGCAAGGAAAAGGGGCCAGGTGGAAGAATGCTACAGAATAGTGTTTCAAATGATCAGAAACCGGTTGGTTCTAAACCCCCAGCTGTGGGCAGGGAAAAGGAGCTGGGTGGTAGAATGCTACACAATGATGTTTCAACTGGTCAGAAACTGGCTGGTTCTAGACCTCCATCTTTGGTCAGGGAAAAGGAACCGGTCGGAAAAATGTTACAGAATGATGTTTCAACTGATCAGAAACTGGTTGGTTCTAGACCCCCATCTGTGGTCAGGGAGAAGGAATCGGGCGGAAGAATGCTACAGAATGATGTTTCAACTGATCAGAAACTGGTTGGTTCTAAACTCCCAGTTGTGGGCAGGGAAAAGGAACTGGGCGGAAGAATGCTACAGACTGATGTGTCAACTGATCAGAAACTTGTTGATTCTAAACCCCCAGCAGTGGAGAAAGTTGCAGTTGGAAGAGCTGAAAGGGTGGAGAAGGTCAAAGACGCGACACTTGATGATAAGAAGAAAGAGGACAAAAAACGTGAACGGCATGAGAAAAAGAAGAGGAAAGAGAAAGATAAAGATAGACACaaagagaagaaaaaagaaaaggaggCAAAGAAGGAGAAAGGGGAACATAATCACAAAGAGCATGATAAGCTAAGAGAAAAGAGTGTAAATGATCAGATAGATAGTATTCTCACGGATCTCTTAACTTCTCCTTTAGCCCCTCCAGCTGATGACACAGAAGCTATCCTAGCGGATGAAAACCTGAAGAAGCGAAAGAACCACGAGATGAATGGTTACCAACAAA ACCATCATGAAATGCGGCCTACAAAGTTGCCGAGACCAGCCCCCTCCAGCAATCATGTGGAGAATGGTACAGCATCTCATGTAGCCGCGCCACTCTCTTCCATGCCAGAAGCCATAAAAATTGAGAAGGCTGAAAGGCTCCCTAAGAAGGAAGAGAAGGTCAATGGCAACAAAGAAGCTCAGCGACCTCCAGTCGATGCTGGGCTTTGGGATCCTCTGGCAGCATCTAGGAATGGCGCACCTTCTAGGAAGTTGTCGCCCCACCCAGACTTCAAGTATCTGGGACAGATATACAGCATTCCTGAAGCCCCTCAAGTAATGATGGAATGTGAGCTTGAGGACCAGGACTGGCTGTTCGACCAATCTAGCAACCATTCAGAGAAGCACAAGACAGAGGCTGCGGCCGATGGAGTGCCCCAAGTGTGGGCTGAGGCTGTGAGAATCGACCAGGCCGATGTCATTGCTCTGCCTTATGTCATTCCTTTCTGA